The sequence CCGACCCCGTGCTCGCCCGAGACGGTGCCGCCGAGCCGCAGCGCCAGCGCGACGATCGCGTCGAACGCGGCCCGTGCGCGGCGCACCGCGTCGTCGTCCCGGTGGTCGTAGACGACGGTCGGGTGCATGTTGCCGTCGCCGGCGTGGCCGAACGTGCCGATCAGGACGCCGTGCTCGCGGGCGATCTCCTCCACGCCGGCCAGCAGGGCGGGGACCTGCGGCAGCGGGACGGCGACGTCGTCGAGCAGGGTGCTGCCCTTGCGCTCCAGCGCCGGGTAGGCGAGCTGGCGGGCGACGGTGATCATCCGGCCCTCGTCCAGGTCGTCCGACGCCACGGTGAGCGTCGCGCCGGCGGTCTCGCACAGCTCCTCGATCAGCGCGATCTCGCGCGCGCCCGCCTCGGGCCCGGCGTCCGAGCGGGCGAAGAGCACGGCCTGGACGTCGTCCTCGTAGCCGAGCGGCTCGAGCTCCTGCACGGCCTGCAGGGTCGTGCGGTCCATGAGCTCGAGCATGGACGGCCGCACGCGGCGGACGATCGCCGCGACCGCCTCGCCGGCGTCGACGAGCGACGAGAACGTGGCGGCCAGCGTGCTGGCGCGGGGCGGTGCCGGCAGCAGCCGGACGGTGACCTGCGTGATGATCCCTAGCGTGCCCTCGGACCCGCAGACCAGGCCGGCCAGGTCGTAGCCGGCGACGCCCTTGCGGGTGCGGTGGCCGACGCGGACGGCGCGGCCGTCGGCCAGCACGAGCTCGCACGAGAGCAGCGCGTCGCGGGTGACGCCGTACTTCACGCAGCACAGGCCGCCGGCGTTCGTGGCGACGTTGCCGCCGATCGTGGAGAACTCCCGGCTGGCGGGGTCGGGCGCGTACCACAGGCCCTCGGCGGCGGACGCGGCGCCGAGCGTCGCGTTGACCACCCCGGGCTCGACCGTCGCGGTCAACCCCGCGGCGTCGATCTCGAGGATCCGGGTCATCCGCTCCAGGCTGACCACGAGCCCGCCGTCGATCGCGTTCGCCCCGCCGCTCAGGCCGGATCCGGCGCCGCGGGGAACGACGGGGATCCCGTGCGCGGCGGCGGCGCGGACGGCCGCCTGCACCTCGGCGGTCGACGTCGGGCGCACGACCGCGGCGGGCGTGCCGGCCGGCAGCAGCCCCGGGGCCGCCTGGTCGGCGCGGTAGGACGCGAGCAGGTCCGGGTCGACGAGCACCTCGCCCGCGCCCGCGAGGTCCGCCAGCAGGGCGTCCGTCGCCACGGCGCTCACGCGACGGCCTCGGGGGCGTCGTCGCCGACGAGCGGTCGCGGCCCCGCGGAGCGGGGCGCGTCGCCGGCGCCCCCCGTGGGGATCCGCGCCCCGGGGGCGCGCGTGCCTCCGCCGCGGCGCCCGTCCCGATCGCCCGCGTCCCCCGGGCCCGCCGGCGCCACGCCGCGACCCCCGGCGTCCCCCGCGACGGTGGTGCGCTCGTACAGGCCGCGGATGTGGTCGCCGACCGTGCGCGCCGCGTCGTCCGCCCGCCCCTCGCGCACGGCGGCGAGGATCGCGGCGTGCTCCGCGCGCAGCCGGTCGAGCTCGTCCGCCACGTCCGGCACGCGGTGCAGCGCCTCGCGCAGGTGCTCCGAGATCGAGCTGCGCACGGCGAGCATCACCAGGCGGAGCGCGCTGTTGCCCGACGCCTCGACGAGCGCCAGGTGGAACTGCACGTCGGCGACCTCGAACGCGTCGACGTCCGTGCCCGCGGCGTCCATCGCGGCGAGCGCCGCCGTCGCGTCGGCCAGGTCCGGCCGTGGCCGGCGGGACGCCGTCGCGGCGAGCGCGGCGCCCTCGAGCGCCCCGCGCAGCTCGATCAGGTCGCCGAGCGGAACGCCCCCGAGCCGCAGGAGGGCGGTGAACGCCTCGCCGACGGGTCCCTCGGAGAGGACGTCGACGGCCGTGACCCGCAGCGGCGCCGTCGGCCCGGCCGCCACCACGAGGCCCTGCGCCTGGAGCGCGCGCAGGGCCTCGCGCACGCTCGTGCGGCCGACGCCGAAGCGCAGGCCCAGCTCGCGCTCCGACGGCAGGTCGTGGCCGGGGGCCAGCTCGCCGTCCAGGATCGCGGCCCGCAGCTGGGCGGCGACCTGCTGGTACACCGGCCGGCGCTCGACCTCTTCGAAAGCCATGCCGGCCACCCTACCCGTCTTCCGATTGGTCAGACAAGCTCGCCGGCCGCTGAACCGCGGGCTCCGGCGCCCCGAAGCCGGCGAAGCGTGACCGCCGGCACATTGGGCTTGTCAGACCAGCAGTCAGGCGTCTAGGCTCGCGCCCATTCCGGGGCCCGACCCCGGACCGACGAGAGGAGAGGACCCGATGGCCACCACGCCGAGGACCCCGGCGGCGACGACGCTGACGTCGCCCGCCAGCCGGGAGCTGCTCAAGGACGTCGCCCGCGCGATGTTCCCCCACCCGTCGTTCCCCGACGCGCCGTACGAGCGCGCGGTGGGGACGATCCTCGACGCCGCCGAGGCCGACGTCCGCCTGCGGGCCCAGCTCGAGCAGGGCCTGCGCGATGTCGACGTCGTCGGCGGGCGGCCCTTCGCCGATCTCGACGACGCGGCGCGCCTCGCGGTGCTCCGCTCGATGGAGCGCACCGCGTTCTTCGAGCACATCCGCACGCGCCTGGTGACCGGGCTCTACGACCAGAAGCCGGTGTGGGACCTGCTCGGCTACGAGGGGCCCTGTCCCGACGGGAACGGCTACCTCGACCGCGGGTTCGACGACCTCGACTGGCTGCCGGATCCGCAGATCGTCGACCCCCACCGCGACGAGATCCTCCGATGAGCACCGTCCAGCTCCGCGGCCGCTTCGAGACGCCCACCTTCGCCGAGGACGACGAGGACGTCGTCGTCATCGTCGGCTCGGGCCCCGGCGGCGGCACGCTGGCCCACGAGCTGTGCGAGCGCGGCATCCGCTGCGTCGTGCTCGAGGCCGGCCCGCACCTGACCGCCGAGGACTACGTGCAGGACGAGTGGGAGGCCTTCAACCAGATGGCCTGGCTCGATCCGCGCACGACGTCGGGCAGCTTCCGCCTGGCGAAGGACTTCCCCAACCTGCCCGCGTGGACCGTCAAGGCCGTCGGCGGCACCGCCACGCACTGGGCGGGCGCGACGCCCCGGTTCAAGGCGCACGAGTTCAAGACGGCGTCGCGGTACGGCGCCATCGACGGCGCCACGCTCCTGGACTGGCCGATCGGGCTGGAGGACCTGGAGCCGTACTACGACCGCGCCGAGGAGAAGATGGGGGTCACGCACGTCGGCGGCAGGCCGCCGCTGCCGGCGAACAACAACTTCAAGGTGATGGGCAACGGGGCGAAGGAGCTCGGCTACCGCCACATCGCCACCGGCCCGTACGCCACGAACTCCGCGCCGTTCGACGGCCGCCCCGCCACCGTGCAGGACGGCTTCAACTTCCAGGGCGACAAGCAGGAGTCGAAGTGGTCGCCGCTCGTGTCCGAGCTGCCGAAGGCCGCGCGGACGGGCAACCTGGACCTGCGCGCCGGCTGCCACGTCGTCCAGATCACCCACGACGCCCGCGGCCGCGCCGACGGGGTCCTGTACCTGGACGAGGACGGCGCCCTGCACAAGCAGCGCGGCCGGGCGGTCTGCGTCGCCGGCAACGCGATCGAGACCGCGCGCCTGCTGCTGCTCTCCGACTCGCCGCTGTTCCCCGACGGCCTGGCGAACTCCTCCGGGCACGTCGGCCGCCACTACATGCGGCACCTGACCGCGTCGGTCTACGGCCGCTTCGACCGCGAGGTCAAGATGTGGCGCGGCGAGACGATGGCGGGCGTCGTCGCGGACGAGTCCCGGCACGACACCGACCGCGGGTTCGTCGGCGGCTACTACATGCAGCTGATCTCGCTGGGCGTGCCGTTCCTGGCGGCCTTCGTCGAGCCCGGCGGCTGGGGCCCGGAGTTCACCGCGACGATGGACGCCTACCGCAGCACCGCCGGAATGTGGCTGGTGGGGGAGGACATGCCGCAGGCCGACAACCGCGTCACGCTCGACCACGGGATGACGGACGCGCACGGGCTGCCGGTGCCGCACGTGCACTTCGACGACCATCCGAACGACCTGGCGATGCGCGAGCACGCCTGGACACAGGGGACGAAGCTGTACGAGGCCGTCGGCGCGACGAACGTGCACCGCACGCCGCCGTACCCGTCGACGCACAACCTGGGTACCTGCCGCATGAGCGCGCGCCCCGAGGACGGCGTCGTGAACGAGTGGGGCCGCGCGCACGACGTGCCCAACCTGTTCGTCTCGGACGGCTCGCAGTTCACGACCGGCGCGGCGGCCAACCCGACGCTGACGATCGTGGCGCTCGGCATCCGGCAGGCGGAGCACATCGCCGCGGAGATCGGCCGCGGGGCGCTGTGAGGGGACCGACCGCCGTCCGTCCGTCGCGCGGCGGGCGGACGCCGGCCTACCGGGAGCAGATGGCGGGATCCGGCTGCACCGGATCCACGCGGTAGGCGAACCGCGAGAGCGCGGGCGGCGTGGCGGCCGGGAACGTCAGCGCCCGGACGACCTCGCCGCCGCAGTCGTCCGTCTCGCCGCCGACGGTCAGCTCCAGGCCCGCGGCGAGCGCCGGCGCCGCGGCCGCGTCGGCGCGGCGCAGCACGTAGCGGCGGCGGACGGCGGCCGCGGGCGTGCCGTCCAGCGACGGGTCGTCGTCGGCGTCCACGTGCCGGAGCGCCGCCGCCACGACGCCGCCGGCGGTCACCCAGCCGGTCAGCGCGTCGTCGGTGACGAGCGCCAGCACCCGGTCGTCGGCCGCCGGGGCGGTCGCCGTGGCCGGCACCGCGCGGCGCAGCTGCGCCCATCGCCGCCCCGTGCGCAGGTCGATCGTCGTCACCCCGTCGCCCGCCGCGCGCGGCGTGGTCCACGCGACGGTGCCGGCCTCGACGGCCACGCGCGTGCCGGGCGCCCACGCGCCCAGGGTGCGCAGGCGCGCCGGGGATCCGGGGGCGCTCAGGCAGGCCCGCAGCGTGCCGGCGCGGCGGAAGACGCGGACGGCCGGGTGCCGGTCGCGGGCGACGGTGGCGCCCGCGGCGGGGCAGGCGGCCGCGGCGCGCGGGGAGGACGAGGTCCCCGCGCGGAGGGGGCCGGCGGCGCCCGTGGTGGGCGGGCCGGCGAGCGTCAGGCCCGCGGCGGTGAGCGCCGCGGCGGTGAGCGTACGGCGGACACCGGCGGGGCGCATGCGCGCATGATGCGCCGCCGCGTCCCCCGACGCAAGTCCGGGGGCGCGGCGGCGCGGGGCTCAGCCCGCGACGCGGATGAGCTTCTTGTTGACGAACTCGTCGGCGCCGAAGCGGCCGAGCTCGCGGCCGAAGCCCGAGCCCTTCACGCCGCCGAACGGCAGCTCGGCACCCTCGGCGCCGACCGCGTTGATGAAGACCATGCCGGCCTCGATCTGGTCGGCGACGCGCAGCGCCTGCTCCTGGTCGGTCGTGAAGACGTACGAGCCCAGACCGAACTCGGTGTCGTTGGCCAGCTCGATCGCCTCCTGCTCGGACGACACGCGGTAGACCTGCGCGACCGGACCGAAGAACTCCTCCTTGTAGGCGGGGTTCTCGGGCGTGATGTCGGTCAGGACGGCGGTGTTGAAGAAGTTGCCGTCGCGGCCGCCGCCGGCGGCGAGCTTGGCGCCGTTCTCCGTCGCGCGCTGCACCTGCTGCTCGAGCGTCTCGGCGGCGCGGGCGGACGAGAGCGGGCCGAGCGTCGTGTCCTCCTTCGACGGGTCGCCGGGCTGGATCGCCGTCAGCGCGCCCGTGAACTTCTCGACGAAGGCGTCGTAGAGCTCGTCGATGACG comes from Patulibacter sp. SYSU D01012 and encodes:
- a CDS encoding FCD domain-containing protein; its protein translation is MAFEEVERRPVYQQVAAQLRAAILDGELAPGHDLPSERELGLRFGVGRTSVREALRALQAQGLVVAAGPTAPLRVTAVDVLSEGPVGEAFTALLRLGGVPLGDLIELRGALEGAALAATASRRPRPDLADATAALAAMDAAGTDVDAFEVADVQFHLALVEASGNSALRLVMLAVRSSISEHLREALHRVPDVADELDRLRAEHAAILAAVREGRADDAARTVGDHIRGLYERTTVAGDAGGRGVAPAGPGDAGDRDGRRGGGTRAPGARIPTGGAGDAPRSAGPRPLVGDDAPEAVA
- a CDS encoding GMC family oxidoreductase, giving the protein MSTVQLRGRFETPTFAEDDEDVVVIVGSGPGGGTLAHELCERGIRCVVLEAGPHLTAEDYVQDEWEAFNQMAWLDPRTTSGSFRLAKDFPNLPAWTVKAVGGTATHWAGATPRFKAHEFKTASRYGAIDGATLLDWPIGLEDLEPYYDRAEEKMGVTHVGGRPPLPANNNFKVMGNGAKELGYRHIATGPYATNSAPFDGRPATVQDGFNFQGDKQESKWSPLVSELPKAARTGNLDLRAGCHVVQITHDARGRADGVLYLDEDGALHKQRGRAVCVAGNAIETARLLLLSDSPLFPDGLANSSGHVGRHYMRHLTASVYGRFDREVKMWRGETMAGVVADESRHDTDRGFVGGYYMQLISLGVPFLAAFVEPGGWGPEFTATMDAYRSTAGMWLVGEDMPQADNRVTLDHGMTDAHGLPVPHVHFDDHPNDLAMREHAWTQGTKLYEAVGATNVHRTPPYPSTHNLGTCRMSARPEDGVVNEWGRAHDVPNLFVSDGSQFTTGAAANPTLTIVALGIRQAEHIAAEIGRGAL
- a CDS encoding FAD-linked oxidase C-terminal domain-containing protein, producing MSAVATDALLADLAGAGEVLVDPDLLASYRADQAAPGLLPAGTPAAVVRPTSTAEVQAAVRAAAAHGIPVVPRGAGSGLSGGANAIDGGLVVSLERMTRILEIDAAGLTATVEPGVVNATLGAASAAEGLWYAPDPASREFSTIGGNVATNAGGLCCVKYGVTRDALLSCELVLADGRAVRVGHRTRKGVAGYDLAGLVCGSEGTLGIITQVTVRLLPAPPRASTLAATFSSLVDAGEAVAAIVRRVRPSMLELMDRTTLQAVQELEPLGYEDDVQAVLFARSDAGPEAGAREIALIEELCETAGATLTVASDDLDEGRMITVARQLAYPALERKGSTLLDDVAVPLPQVPALLAGVEEIAREHGVLIGTFGHAGDGNMHPTVVYDHRDDDAVRRARAAFDAIVALALRLGGTVSGEHGVGALKTPFLDAELGDARALGRAIKDAWDPAGTMNPGKGI